One stretch of Armigeres subalbatus isolate Guangzhou_Male chromosome 2, GZ_Asu_2, whole genome shotgun sequence DNA includes these proteins:
- the LOC134208779 gene encoding homeobox protein PKNOX2-like isoform X2: protein MQENSIAAVPVSGATVTAPGIPGTTTGGGGGSGGGGGGGSGTGGHHASPSNATTSGQTPVSSPSNSSSISDIDQAQFEADKRAVYKHPLFSLLALLLEKCEQATQGYIPSSNSSSPNGSSNGTSDGDSFARDIQAFVQLLEKEKRPLLTNNSELDGLMIKALQVLRIHLLELEKVQELCRDFCTRYIACLRGKMQSENLLRSDYALEHNNNLSNSNSPINSPEQDLSGSAQGFYQNTDYLSANDTNEYSNMQGSFAQPPQQLTLPINPVESVPQDLSNPNVPVTAHNQFPAGLSIPPNTPHLSTQSQILGSTPLNQTGISSLPLIDPFVNGQLSPSGSSDDLDDSELDGSLDEHGKRIKRGILPKHATSVMRAWLFQHLVHPYPTEDEKRALAAQTNLTLLQVNNWFINARRRILQPMIDHNSDSSAQSPPPADLQQQSKRHWTADNFLGAVPSPSHLYQLANIENISSNVNRAAASSSRHKNPSSSSSGNTITGPDFFLHPAVSSEEESNGSSHSHLVGGR from the exons atgcaagaaaataGCATTGCAGCAGTTCCGGTGTCCGGTGCGACAGTGACGGCGCCCGGCATTCCTGGCACCACAAcgggtggtggtggcggtagCGGTGGTGGAGGTGGAGGCGGTAGTGGGACTGGTGGACATCATGCCTCTCCCAGCAATGCCACAACTTCCGGACAGACGCCAGTGTCTTCGCCTAGCAATAGCAGTAGTATAAGCGACATCGATCAAGCGCAGTTCGAGGCGGATAAAAGGGCGGTTTACAA ACATCCACTGTTCTCACTATTGGCATTGCTACTAGAGAAATGTGAACAAGCAACACAAGGCTACATTCCCTCCTCAAATTCGTCCAGCCCGAATGGTTCCAGTAATGGTACGAGCGATGGCGATAGCTTTGCCCGGGATATTCAG GCGTTCGTGCAACTGCTGGAGAAGGAAAAACGCCCCCTATTAACTAATAATTCCGAACTGGACGGCCTTATGATCAAAGCCCTGCAAGTGCTGCGGATACACCTGTTGGAGCTGGAAAAGGTGCAAGAACTGTGTAGGGACTTCTGCACACGCTACATTGCCTGCCTTCGGGGAAAGATGCAATCGGAAAACCTGCTTCGATCAGATTATGCCTTGGAGCATAATAATAATCTGTCGAACTCCAACAGTCCCATCAATAGCCCGGAGCAG GATCTCTCCGGCAGTGCTCAAGGATTCTACCAAAACACCGACTACCTGTCCGCAAACGATACCAATGAATATAGCAATATGCAAG GCTCCTTCGCTCAGCCGCCGCAACAGTTAACATTGCCGATAAACCCAGTTGAATCAGTACCACAAGACCTTTCCAATCCGAATGTTCCCGTAACTGCCCATAACCAGTTTCCAGCAGGTTTGTCTATCCCTCCAAACACGCCCCACCTCTCCACCCAATCGCAAATCCTAGGATCGACCCCTTTAAACCAAACTGGCATTAGTTCATTGCCCCTGATTGACCCCTTTGTAAACGGTCAACTGTCCCCAAGCGGTAGCTCGGACGACCTCGACGATTCGGAGCTCGATGGCAGCCTTGATGAACACGGGAAGCGAATCAAACGCGGCATTCTGCCCAAACACGCAACCAGCGTGATGCGGGCCTGGTTATTTCAGCACCTAGTC CATCCTTATCCTACTGAGGATGAGAAGCGTGCATTAGCCGCCCAAACCAATCTCACGCTATTACAA GTCAATAACTGGTTCATCAACGCTCGACGCCGAATCCTGCAACCGATGATTGATCATAATTCCGACAGTTCCG CGCAAAGTCCACCGCCCGCAGATCTACAGCAGCAAAGTAAACGCCACTGGACCGCCGATAACTTCCTGGGGGCGGTACCTTCCCCAAGTCATCTCTATCAGTTGGCCAACATTGAGAATATTAGCTCCAACGTGAACCGAGCTGCGGCATCCAGCTCGCGCCATAAAAACCCTTCTTCATCCTCTTCCGGAAATACCATCACTGGGCCAGATTTCTTCCTCCATCCAGCGGTAAGTTCCGAAGAAGAATCGAACGGATCCAGCCATAGTCATCTGGTTGGCGGGCGCTAA
- the LOC134208779 gene encoding homeobox protein PKNOX2-like isoform X1, whose amino-acid sequence MQENSIAAVPVSGATVTAPGIPGTTTGGGGGSGGGGGGGSGTGGHHASPSNATTSGQTPVSSPSNSSSISDIDQAQFEADKRAVYKHPLFSLLALLLEKCEQATQGYIPSSNSSSPNGSSNGTSDGDSFARDIQAFVQLLEKEKRPLLTNNSELDGLMIKALQVLRIHLLELEKVQELCRDFCTRYIACLRGKMQSENLLRSDYALEHNNNLSNSNSPINSPEQDLSGSAQGFYQNTDYLSANDTNEYSNMQVGSFAQPPQQLTLPINPVESVPQDLSNPNVPVTAHNQFPAGLSIPPNTPHLSTQSQILGSTPLNQTGISSLPLIDPFVNGQLSPSGSSDDLDDSELDGSLDEHGKRIKRGILPKHATSVMRAWLFQHLVHPYPTEDEKRALAAQTNLTLLQVNNWFINARRRILQPMIDHNSDSSAQSPPPADLQQQSKRHWTADNFLGAVPSPSHLYQLANIENISSNVNRAAASSSRHKNPSSSSSGNTITGPDFFLHPAVSSEEESNGSSHSHLVGGR is encoded by the exons atgcaagaaaataGCATTGCAGCAGTTCCGGTGTCCGGTGCGACAGTGACGGCGCCCGGCATTCCTGGCACCACAAcgggtggtggtggcggtagCGGTGGTGGAGGTGGAGGCGGTAGTGGGACTGGTGGACATCATGCCTCTCCCAGCAATGCCACAACTTCCGGACAGACGCCAGTGTCTTCGCCTAGCAATAGCAGTAGTATAAGCGACATCGATCAAGCGCAGTTCGAGGCGGATAAAAGGGCGGTTTACAA ACATCCACTGTTCTCACTATTGGCATTGCTACTAGAGAAATGTGAACAAGCAACACAAGGCTACATTCCCTCCTCAAATTCGTCCAGCCCGAATGGTTCCAGTAATGGTACGAGCGATGGCGATAGCTTTGCCCGGGATATTCAG GCGTTCGTGCAACTGCTGGAGAAGGAAAAACGCCCCCTATTAACTAATAATTCCGAACTGGACGGCCTTATGATCAAAGCCCTGCAAGTGCTGCGGATACACCTGTTGGAGCTGGAAAAGGTGCAAGAACTGTGTAGGGACTTCTGCACACGCTACATTGCCTGCCTTCGGGGAAAGATGCAATCGGAAAACCTGCTTCGATCAGATTATGCCTTGGAGCATAATAATAATCTGTCGAACTCCAACAGTCCCATCAATAGCCCGGAGCAG GATCTCTCCGGCAGTGCTCAAGGATTCTACCAAAACACCGACTACCTGTCCGCAAACGATACCAATGAATATAGCAATATGCAAG TAGGCTCCTTCGCTCAGCCGCCGCAACAGTTAACATTGCCGATAAACCCAGTTGAATCAGTACCACAAGACCTTTCCAATCCGAATGTTCCCGTAACTGCCCATAACCAGTTTCCAGCAGGTTTGTCTATCCCTCCAAACACGCCCCACCTCTCCACCCAATCGCAAATCCTAGGATCGACCCCTTTAAACCAAACTGGCATTAGTTCATTGCCCCTGATTGACCCCTTTGTAAACGGTCAACTGTCCCCAAGCGGTAGCTCGGACGACCTCGACGATTCGGAGCTCGATGGCAGCCTTGATGAACACGGGAAGCGAATCAAACGCGGCATTCTGCCCAAACACGCAACCAGCGTGATGCGGGCCTGGTTATTTCAGCACCTAGTC CATCCTTATCCTACTGAGGATGAGAAGCGTGCATTAGCCGCCCAAACCAATCTCACGCTATTACAA GTCAATAACTGGTTCATCAACGCTCGACGCCGAATCCTGCAACCGATGATTGATCATAATTCCGACAGTTCCG CGCAAAGTCCACCGCCCGCAGATCTACAGCAGCAAAGTAAACGCCACTGGACCGCCGATAACTTCCTGGGGGCGGTACCTTCCCCAAGTCATCTCTATCAGTTGGCCAACATTGAGAATATTAGCTCCAACGTGAACCGAGCTGCGGCATCCAGCTCGCGCCATAAAAACCCTTCTTCATCCTCTTCCGGAAATACCATCACTGGGCCAGATTTCTTCCTCCATCCAGCGGTAAGTTCCGAAGAAGAATCGAACGGATCCAGCCATAGTCATCTGGTTGGCGGGCGCTAA